A stretch of Pseudorhodobacter turbinis DNA encodes these proteins:
- the eutH gene encoding ethanolamine utilization protein EutH has protein sequence MEIIGTVIIYIIMACAVIGAFAYIRDPESGLGKEFQEGLYSIGPIFVPVAGIMAAIPYLSQFVSTVVGPLFAMIGADPAIAATTIIAIDMGGYQLADVLAQSREAWIIASIVGYMAGATIIFSIPVGLSMLKKSDHPYMALGIMSGILSIPIGVFISAMLIMLGDVQVRPDIAATGDATLSLALDIGSILRNLAPLAIFCVAIAAGLRFAPNAMINGFLWFGRIMYAGITLVLVFSIVEYFTGIFSTVLGGWGFDPIIADEADQFRALEIAGYIGIMLSGAFPMVYMVTKYLAGPMETMGNAIGVSPRGAAGLLAAAANVLAMYRLIGDMPARDKVLVIAFCVCAAFSFGDHLAFAANFQPSIILPLLVGKLGGGICGFIIALWLSVPKAREIEAGQIATMAAQKA, from the coding sequence ATGGAAATAATTGGGACAGTTATCATCTACATCATAATGGCCTGCGCCGTTATCGGTGCTTTTGCCTATATACGTGATCCGGAATCTGGGCTTGGCAAGGAATTTCAGGAAGGGCTTTATTCGATCGGCCCTATCTTTGTACCGGTGGCCGGCATCATGGCGGCGATCCCCTATCTGTCGCAATTCGTCAGCACCGTCGTGGGCCCCCTCTTCGCGATGATCGGGGCAGATCCGGCCATTGCCGCCACCACGATCATTGCCATCGACATGGGCGGATATCAGCTGGCCGATGTTCTGGCCCAAAGCCGCGAGGCTTGGATTATCGCATCCATAGTCGGCTATATGGCCGGTGCCACGATCATCTTCTCTATTCCGGTCGGGCTGTCGATGCTCAAGAAATCGGATCACCCCTATATGGCGTTGGGGATTATGTCGGGTATTCTGAGCATTCCTATCGGGGTGTTTATCTCGGCAATGTTGATCATGCTGGGGGATGTTCAGGTCCGTCCGGACATTGCAGCCACGGGTGACGCGACATTGTCGCTCGCATTGGATATCGGATCGATCCTGCGCAATCTGGCCCCGCTGGCGATTTTCTGTGTTGCGATTGCAGCCGGCTTGCGGTTCGCACCAAATGCAATGATCAACGGGTTCTTGTGGTTCGGCAGGATCATGTATGCGGGCATCACGCTGGTTCTGGTGTTTTCCATCGTGGAATATTTCACCGGCATTTTCTCTACCGTTCTGGGCGGATGGGGCTTTGACCCGATCATCGCAGATGAGGCCGACCAGTTCCGCGCGCTAGAGATTGCGGGCTATATCGGTATCATGCTTTCTGGGGCGTTCCCGATGGTCTACATGGTGACCAAGTACCTCGCAGGACCGATGGAGACGATGGGCAACGCTATTGGCGTATCGCCGCGCGGTGCCGCCGGTCTTTTGGCAGCGGCGGCCAATGTGCTGGCCATGTACCGCCTGATTGGCGACATGCCTGCCCGTGACAAGGTGCTTGTCATTGCGTTTTGTGTCTGTGCGGCCTTCTCTTTTGGCGACCACTTGGCATTTGCCGCGAACTTCCAGCCGTCGATCATCCTGCCGTTGCTGGTGGGCAAACTGGGCGGCGGCATCTGTGGCTTTATTATCGCCCTGTGGCTTTCCGTTCCCAAAGCCCGCGAGATCGAGGCCGGGCAGATCGCAACGATGGCAGCCCAGAAGGCATAG
- a CDS encoding phosphotransferase: MDHKERIRGIKALPCWAGEVSLSPLEGGITNLNFLAEDAEGRFAVRVGSDIPEHHVMRFNELSAMHAAYAAGVAPRVKYAEPSVTVLDFVDSHTLTPEDVTAPEMLPRIVELVKRCHQEVPKHLRGPALIFWVFHVIRDYGATLAERGSAYADLIDELVSYGNALEAAAGPFDVVFGHNDLLAGNILDDGKRLWLIDYDYAGFNSPLFDLGGLASNNNLSEKQEQACLEQYFEAPVTGDLLHRYSAMKCASLLRETMWSMVSELTSEIDFNYAAYTAENLDAFRHSYADFKNI; encoded by the coding sequence ATGGACCATAAAGAACGTATTCGGGGGATTAAAGCTTTGCCCTGTTGGGCGGGCGAAGTTTCGCTTTCGCCGCTTGAGGGGGGAATCACCAACCTCAACTTTCTTGCCGAGGATGCTGAGGGTCGTTTCGCCGTGCGCGTCGGCTCGGATATCCCCGAGCATCACGTTATGCGCTTTAATGAGCTGAGCGCGATGCACGCGGCCTATGCCGCTGGTGTCGCCCCCCGCGTGAAATATGCCGAGCCTTCAGTGACTGTGCTTGATTTCGTCGACAGCCATACGCTGACGCCAGAGGATGTCACCGCGCCCGAAATGCTGCCACGGATCGTTGAACTGGTAAAGCGCTGCCATCAGGAAGTCCCCAAGCATTTACGCGGTCCGGCGCTGATTTTTTGGGTGTTCCATGTGATCCGCGATTATGGCGCTACTTTGGCCGAACGTGGCAGTGCCTATGCCGATCTGATTGACGAGCTGGTCAGCTATGGCAATGCGCTTGAGGCCGCCGCCGGTCCGTTTGATGTGGTCTTTGGCCACAATGATTTGCTGGCAGGAAACATTCTGGATGACGGCAAGCGTCTGTGGCTTATCGATTATGATTATGCCGGTTTCAACAGCCCGCTGTTCGATCTTGGTGGGCTGGCATCCAATAACAACCTGTCCGAAAAACAAGAGCAAGCCTGCCTTGAGCAGTATTTCGAGGCCCCCGTTACGGGCGATCTGCTGCACCGCTATTCGGCCATGAAATGCGCATCGCTTTTACGCGAAACCATGTGGAGCATGGTGTCGGAGCTGACCTCCGAGATCGACTTCAACTATGCCGCCTACACCGCTGAGAACCTTGATGCCTTTCGGCACTCCTATGCTGATTTCAAGAATATATAA
- a CDS encoding transposase, with translation MERSTELLSNIDMVVGPRGHRRWPEAVKAQIVAETLVEGTTVGAVARRYDMRANHLSVARQGLALQDPERGNGGGWHARANWFCPL, from the coding sequence ATGGAGCGCTCAACGGAGCTTCTCAGTAACATTGATATGGTTGTTGGGCCGCGTGGTCACCGCCGGTGGCCGGAAGCGGTGAAGGCGCAAATTGTGGCCGAGACGTTGGTTGAGGGGACGACGGTGGGCGCTGTGGCACGGCGGTATGATATGCGGGCCAATCATTTGTCCGTTGCCCGGCAGGGTCTTGCGTTGCAAGATCCCGAGAGGGGGAATGGCGGCGGATGGCACGCGAGGGCAAACTGGTTCTGCCCGCTGTGA
- a CDS encoding DeoR/GlpR family DNA-binding transcription regulator — MTSPAKTTNQREEEILMELRRAGGSCRVNFLAERLGVSNETIRRNVRSLEDNAIVRKVHGGVHLVHRLHEAPFQNRMDEEAAIKERLAIRVAAMISDGDSVFLDVGSSTAYVAMALREHKKLYVVTNSIFVAQTLSMRNGNRVFLAGGELRPHDGGAFGAEALELVGRFNTQFAVFSIGAVNAESGFMLHDFQEANIARIAAQNAQVCIVVTVAEKFAKRAPVMLDHADRFDILVSDAPPPEDIGKMLKGHGIEFLPAE; from the coding sequence ATGACATCACCGGCCAAAACCACAAACCAACGCGAAGAAGAAATCCTGATGGAGCTGCGTCGCGCAGGCGGCTCTTGCCGGGTGAATTTTCTGGCCGAACGTCTTGGCGTGTCCAATGAAACGATCCGCCGGAATGTCCGCTCGCTTGAGGATAATGCCATTGTGCGCAAGGTGCATGGGGGTGTGCATCTGGTGCATCGGCTGCATGAAGCCCCATTCCAGAACCGCATGGATGAGGAAGCGGCCATCAAAGAGCGGCTGGCCATACGTGTGGCGGCGATGATCAGCGACGGGGACTCGGTTTTCCTCGATGTCGGCTCCAGCACGGCTTATGTCGCGATGGCGCTGCGTGAACATAAAAAACTCTATGTTGTGACCAATTCAATTTTCGTGGCGCAGACCCTTTCGATGCGCAATGGCAACCGTGTGTTTCTGGCCGGCGGAGAGTTGCGCCCCCATGACGGCGGTGCGTTCGGGGCCGAGGCGCTGGAGCTGGTCGGGCGGTTCAACACCCAGTTCGCGGTATTTTCCATCGGGGCTGTCAATGCCGAGTCCGGGTTCATGCTGCATGATTTCCAAGAGGCCAATATAGCCCGTATCGCCGCTCAGAACGCGCAGGTTTGCATCGTTGTAACCGTCGCCGAGAAATTCGCAAAACGCGCGCCAGTTATGCTCGATCATGCCGACAGGTTTGACATATTGGTTTCCGATGCCCCCCCGCCAGAAGATATCGGCAAAATGCTCAAGGGGCATGGGATAGAGTTCTTACCGGCCGAATAG
- a CDS encoding GcvT family protein: MTDLPTTAKAVIIGGGIVGVSTAYHLAKLGWTDTVLLERKKLTSGTTFHAAGLVGQLRSNANITQLLGYSVDLYNKLEAETGLGTGWKMNGGLRLACNEERWAEVKRQATTAHSFGLEMELLTPSEAQKLWPLMNVDDVIGAAFMPTDGQANPSDITQALAKGARMAGASIFEDTKVIDLEIEKGRIRAVITDKGRIECERVICCAGQWTREFAAKFGVNVPLVSMEHQYMVTEAIEGVTSNLPTLRDPDRLTYYKEEVGGLVMGGYEPNPIPWAKSGIPKGFHYSLLDSNFDHFEQLMELALGRVPALETAGIKTLTNGPESFTPDGNFIIGEAPELKNFFVGAGFNAFGIAAGGGAGMALAEWVHKGEPPFDLWSADIRRFGVPHFDTDWVRTRTVEAYAKHYTMAWPHEENRSGRPCRKSPLYDRLEKQGACFGEKLGWERPNWFADKSLGETPKDTYSFERQNWFDAVGREHRAAREAAALFDQSSFAKFVLKGPDALKALSWIASNDVDKPVGTLTYTQMLNDHAGIESDLTIGRIGEEEFYIVTGTGFATHDFDWIKRNISEGYNCQLFDVTSSRAVLTLMGPKARDILSAVTRDDISNESFPFGTLKPIGIAGCRADALRVTYVGELGWELHLPVEFATTVYDAIMAAGAEHGLVNAGYRAIESLRLEKGYRAWGSDIGPDHTPFESGLGWAVKLRKDIPFKGREAAQAQKAAGVKKLMACFTTDPSVVLLGRETIYRDGERVGWLTSGGFGYTVGKSIGYGYVRNPEGVTRAYVEAGSYELEVGTERVPCEVHMGPLYDPSMSRVKA, from the coding sequence ATGACCGATCTGCCAACAACTGCCAAAGCTGTAATCATCGGGGGGGGGATCGTAGGGGTCTCTACGGCGTATCACCTCGCCAAGCTGGGCTGGACCGATACGGTCCTGCTGGAGCGTAAGAAGCTGACCTCAGGCACCACATTCCATGCCGCGGGCCTTGTGGGCCAGCTGCGTTCAAATGCCAATATCACCCAGTTGCTGGGCTATTCGGTCGACCTTTACAACAAGCTAGAGGCCGAAACCGGGCTGGGCACCGGCTGGAAGATGAACGGCGGGCTGCGGCTGGCCTGTAACGAGGAACGCTGGGCCGAGGTCAAGCGTCAGGCCACCACCGCCCATAGCTTCGGGCTGGAGATGGAACTGTTAACCCCTTCCGAGGCGCAAAAGCTTTGGCCTTTGATGAATGTCGATGATGTGATCGGCGCGGCCTTCATGCCAACAGATGGTCAGGCAAACCCGTCCGACATCACCCAAGCCTTGGCAAAGGGCGCGCGGATGGCGGGTGCCTCGATCTTTGAAGATACCAAGGTTATTGACCTCGAGATCGAAAAGGGCCGCATTCGCGCCGTCATCACCGACAAGGGCCGCATCGAATGCGAACGTGTGATTTGTTGCGCCGGTCAATGGACACGCGAATTTGCCGCCAAGTTTGGCGTCAATGTGCCGCTTGTGTCGATGGAACACCAATATATGGTCACCGAGGCCATCGAGGGGGTTACTTCCAACCTGCCAACGCTGCGCGATCCCGACCGGCTGACCTATTACAAGGAAGAGGTCGGCGGGCTGGTCATGGGCGGCTATGAGCCGAACCCGATCCCTTGGGCCAAAAGCGGGATTCCCAAAGGGTTCCATTACTCCCTGCTCGACAGCAACTTTGACCATTTTGAACAGTTGATGGAACTGGCACTTGGCCGCGTCCCGGCCCTTGAAACGGCCGGCATCAAAACCCTGACCAATGGCCCCGAAAGCTTTACGCCGGATGGCAATTTCATCATCGGTGAGGCGCCAGAGCTGAAGAACTTCTTTGTCGGCGCCGGCTTTAACGCCTTTGGCATCGCGGCAGGTGGCGGCGCGGGGATGGCGCTGGCGGAATGGGTCCATAAAGGGGAGCCGCCGTTTGACCTTTGGTCCGCCGATATCCGCCGCTTTGGTGTGCCGCATTTCGACACGGATTGGGTGCGCACCCGCACCGTTGAAGCCTATGCCAAACATTACACAATGGCATGGCCGCATGAGGAAAACCGTTCGGGGCGGCCATGCCGCAAATCGCCGCTTTATGACCGGTTGGAAAAACAGGGCGCCTGTTTCGGTGAAAAGCTGGGCTGGGAACGTCCGAACTGGTTTGCCGATAAATCCCTCGGAGAGACACCCAAAGACACCTACAGCTTTGAGCGCCAGAACTGGTTTGACGCCGTTGGCCGCGAACATCGCGCCGCGCGTGAGGCGGCGGCGCTTTTCGACCAAAGCTCTTTCGCCAAATTTGTGCTCAAAGGGCCTGATGCGCTGAAGGCGCTAAGCTGGATCGCCTCCAATGATGTCGACAAGCCTGTGGGAACCCTGACCTATACGCAGATGCTCAATGATCACGCGGGCATCGAAAGCGATCTGACCATTGGGCGGATCGGTGAGGAAGAGTTCTACATCGTCACCGGCACCGGCTTTGCCACCCATGATTTCGACTGGATCAAGCGCAATATCTCCGAAGGCTACAACTGTCAGCTTTTCGATGTGACCTCCTCGCGGGCGGTGCTGACGTTGATGGGGCCAAAGGCACGCGATATCCTGAGTGCGGTTACCCGCGATGATATCAGCAATGAATCCTTCCCTTTTGGCACGCTTAAACCCATTGGCATTGCAGGCTGCCGGGCCGATGCGCTGCGCGTCACCTATGTTGGCGAATTGGGCTGGGAGCTTCACTTGCCGGTGGAATTCGCAACCACTGTCTATGATGCGATCATGGCCGCAGGGGCCGAGCATGGGCTGGTCAATGCGGGCTACCGTGCGATTGAATCGCTGCGGTTGGAAAAGGGGTATCGTGCTTGGGGCTCCGATATCGGTCCCGATCACACGCCGTTCGAATCCGGCCTTGGCTGGGCGGTAAAGCTGCGCAAAGACATCCCCTTCAAAGGGCGTGAGGCGGCGCAGGCCCAAAAAGCGGCAGGCGTGAAAAAGCTGATGGCCTGCTTTACCACCGATCCATCTGTGGTGCTTTTGGGCCGCGAGACGATCTACCGCGACGGTGAACGTGTCGGCTGGCTGACCAGCGGCGGCTTTGGTTACACGGTCGGGAAATCCATCGGCTACGGCTATGTGCGCAACCCCGAGGGCGTTACCCGCGCCTATGTCGAGGCGGGCAGCTACGAGCTTGAGGTCGGCACCGAGCGCGTTCCATGTGAGGTTCATATGGGACCGCTTTATGACCCGAGCATGTCGCGCGTGAAGGCGTGA
- a CDS encoding short-chain fatty acid transporter, whose amino-acid sequence MLNFLSRPMVRLVDRYLPDPFVFVLVLTLIAGLAAVLTQGTGPVEVVTMWGDGFWTLLTFSMQMLLVLVTGYMMASTPLVRRGLSALAGMASSPGSAILLVSFVSLAASWINWGFGLVVGALFARELARTIRVDYRLLVASAYSGFIIWHGGLAGSIPLSIATEGHPFADITGVISTSDTIFAVYNLAIVVALFIVVPFVNRAMLPREEDAVYIDPALLVEDEAEQPAVSTPAERMENSYVLSMLIGAAGAAWLIQYFAAGNGLSLNVINFLFLTLAILLHGTPRRLLNALTDAVKGGAGIVIQFPFYAGIMAIMVQSGLAASISEGLVGLATATSLPFWSFLSAGIVNFFVPSGGGQWAVQAPVILPAAQALGADLARTSMAVAWGDAWTNMVQPFWALPILGIAGLRAKDIMGFCVVHLILSGIIISIGLTFI is encoded by the coding sequence ATGCTAAATTTCTTATCCCGGCCAATGGTTCGTCTTGTCGACCGCTATTTGCCCGATCCTTTCGTTTTCGTTCTGGTGCTGACCCTGATTGCCGGTCTCGCGGCAGTCTTGACCCAAGGGACCGGCCCGGTTGAGGTCGTCACGATGTGGGGCGACGGGTTCTGGACCTTGCTCACCTTCTCTATGCAAATGCTGCTGGTGCTGGTCACCGGTTACATGATGGCTTCGACCCCGCTGGTGCGCCGCGGGCTTTCGGCCCTTGCAGGCATGGCAAGCAGCCCCGGTAGTGCGATTTTGCTGGTCAGCTTTGTGTCACTGGCGGCCTCCTGGATCAACTGGGGGTTCGGGTTGGTTGTTGGCGCGTTGTTTGCGCGGGAACTGGCGCGGACGATCCGTGTCGATTATCGCTTGCTGGTCGCCTCGGCCTATTCCGGTTTTATCATTTGGCACGGCGGGCTGGCGGGTTCGATCCCGCTTTCCATCGCAACCGAAGGCCATCCCTTTGCCGATATTACGGGCGTAATCTCTACGTCGGACACCATTTTCGCGGTTTATAACCTTGCGATCGTGGTTGCGCTGTTCATTGTTGTGCCCTTTGTGAACCGTGCCATGCTGCCACGCGAAGAGGACGCAGTGTATATCGATCCTGCATTGCTGGTTGAGGATGAAGCGGAGCAGCCCGCAGTCTCGACACCGGCGGAACGTATGGAAAACAGCTATGTGCTGTCCATGCTGATTGGTGCAGCGGGCGCCGCTTGGTTGATCCAGTATTTTGCCGCCGGAAATGGGCTGTCGCTGAACGTCATCAACTTCTTGTTCCTGACATTGGCGATCTTGCTGCACGGGACGCCGCGCCGTTTGCTGAATGCGCTGACGGATGCGGTCAAGGGCGGTGCGGGCATTGTGATCCAGTTCCCGTTCTATGCAGGGATCATGGCGATCATGGTGCAATCAGGCTTGGCGGCCAGCATCTCGGAGGGGTTGGTCGGTCTGGCAACGGCTACATCCTTGCCGTTCTGGTCGTTTCTCTCTGCGGGTATCGTCAACTTCTTTGTGCCGTCGGGTGGCGGTCAATGGGCGGTGCAGGCCCCGGTCATCCTGCCTGCGGCACAGGCACTTGGCGCTGATCTTGCGCGCACCTCTATGGCTGTGGCCTGGGGGGATGCCTGGACGAATATGGTGCAGCCTTTCTGGGCGCTGCCGATCCTCGGGATTGCCGGTCTGCGCGCCAAGGACATCATGGGCTTTTGTGTCGTGCATTTGATCTTGTCGGGTATCATCATTTCGATTGGCCTGACGTTTATCTGA
- a CDS encoding ABC transporter permease: protein MTAVEIQTTPHRWWRSLGVQRFASHRLAMVGMAMLFLLALACVVGPYLLPYDELHIDLRARFAPPLSGDHYLGTDPLGRDLAARLLMAGRISLMVGFFAMVLSTAIGTVIGVVAGYYGGRVNAFLMRFVDAFLAFPSIFLLLALAAFINPSPVMITIIIAVTSWMEIARIVEAEVKSLRERDFVMAGRMLGLRNTHIMFREILPNMVGPIIVAASLTVARAILLEAYISFLGYGIQPPLPSWGNMLNGAQQYLASAPWLAIIPGITITIAVTSFNFIGDGLRDALDVRNDPA from the coding sequence ATGACCGCAGTCGAAATTCAAACCACTCCGCATCGCTGGTGGCGCAGCCTGGGGGTGCAACGCTTCGCCAGCCACCGCCTGGCCATGGTCGGGATGGCGATGCTGTTCCTCCTGGCGCTGGCCTGTGTGGTAGGGCCCTATTTGCTGCCCTATGATGAATTGCACATCGATTTGCGCGCGCGATTTGCGCCGCCGCTGAGCGGGGATCATTATCTCGGTACCGATCCGCTTGGCCGTGACCTGGCCGCAAGGCTGCTGATGGCCGGGCGGATCTCGTTGATGGTCGGCTTTTTCGCTATGGTGCTGTCGACGGCGATCGGCACCGTGATCGGTGTGGTGGCCGGCTATTACGGCGGCAGGGTCAATGCCTTCCTCATGCGCTTTGTCGATGCCTTCCTGGCTTTTCCCTCGATCTTCCTGCTGCTGGCCCTTGCGGCATTCATCAATCCCAGCCCAGTGATGATCACGATCATCATCGCCGTCACCAGCTGGATGGAGATCGCCCGCATCGTCGAGGCCGAGGTGAAATCCCTGCGCGAGCGCGATTTCGTCATGGCGGGGCGGATGCTGGGCCTGCGCAACACTCATATCATGTTCCGCGAGATTCTGCCCAACATGGTCGGGCCGATCATCGTCGCTGCCAGTCTGACCGTCGCCCGCGCGATCCTCTTGGAAGCCTATATCAGCTTTCTGGGCTATGGCATCCAGCCGCCCTTGCCAAGCTGGGGCAACATGCTGAACGGCGCGCAGCAATATCTCGCCTCTGCGCCCTGGCTGGCGATCATTCCCGGCATCACGATTACCATCGCGGTGACCAGTTTCAACTTCATCGGCGACGGGCTGCGTGACGCCCTGGACGTGCGCAACGATCCCGCCTGA
- a CDS encoding FAD-binding oxidoreductase produces MTIAPAANAAAHSALPDALRRAIGAAHVLTEANDLEARLVEDRGLARGSALALLRPGSTHEVAACQRLCHAAGMPVVPQGGNTGLAGGGVPEGGIILTTDRLNAIPEVAATNATMTVDAGCILAHIQQAADAQFPLSLASEGSPQIGGNLSTNVGGTAVLRYGNTRDLVLGIEVVLPNGRILNDLNGLRKKNTDYDLRNMFIGAEGTLGIITAAVLKLFPKPLARATTLVACADAPRALKLYARMRRRAADTLSTFEYINRMALQMVIDQPFVSHDQPGAVPIQ; encoded by the coding sequence ATGACCATTGCCCCCGCTGCCAATGCAGCGGCGCATTCGGCCCTACCCGACGCTTTGCGCCGCGCCATTGGCGCCGCCCATGTGCTGACCGAGGCCAATGATCTGGAGGCGCGGCTGGTCGAGGATCGCGGCCTGGCGCGGGGCTCTGCGCTGGCGCTGCTGCGGCCCGGCTCCACCCATGAGGTCGCCGCCTGTCAGCGCCTGTGCCACGCGGCCGGGATGCCGGTGGTCCCGCAGGGCGGCAACACCGGGCTGGCGGGGGGCGGCGTGCCCGAGGGCGGAATCATCCTGACCACCGACCGGCTCAACGCCATCCCCGAGGTGGCTGCGACCAATGCCACGATGACCGTCGATGCAGGATGTATCCTCGCGCATATCCAGCAGGCGGCCGATGCGCAGTTTCCGCTGTCGCTGGCCTCCGAAGGCTCGCCCCAGATCGGCGGCAATCTCTCGACCAACGTCGGCGGCACCGCGGTGCTGCGCTATGGCAATACCCGCGATCTGGTGCTGGGGATCGAGGTGGTGCTGCCAAACGGAAGAATCCTCAATGATCTGAATGGTTTGCGCAAGAAAAACACTGACTATGATCTGCGCAATATGTTCATCGGGGCCGAAGGCACGTTGGGCATCATCACCGCCGCTGTGCTGAAACTCTTTCCCAAACCTCTGGCGCGGGCCACGACGCTGGTCGCCTGCGCCGATGCGCCGCGCGCGCTAAAACTTTATGCCCGTATGCGCCGCCGCGCTGCGGATACGCTCTCGACCTTTGAGTATATCAACCGGATGGCCCTGCAGATGGTGATCGACCAACCGTTTGTAAGCCATGACCAGCCCGGTGCCGTCCCAATACAGTAA
- a CDS encoding 2-hydroxyacid dehydrogenase has product MTFLANMDRPRAEMLRDKFAKLMPETTVVLADEPFAKSNVRYMLTWQVPEDIKTAYPNLEVIFSLGAGADQFVMSDVPEGVPIVRLIDDGLTAMMQEYVTMAVLALHRDLPGYIDNQRRQVWERVTVPPPTRDRRVGVMGLGELGQGALRALAPFGFPLSGWARSPRKIDGVTTYHGAAGLAPFLAQTDILICLLPLTGETRNILNRDLFDSLPEGAALVHVGRGQQLDHDALLAALDAGRLRAAVIDVTAPEPLPAGHAFWSDPRILLTPHIACITRLETSLRGICDNLRRHQAGKSLRGVVDPELGY; this is encoded by the coding sequence TTGACCTTTCTTGCCAATATGGACCGCCCGCGTGCTGAAATGCTGCGCGACAAATTCGCTAAGCTTATGCCCGAGACCACCGTCGTTCTTGCGGATGAACCTTTTGCCAAATCCAATGTGCGCTACATGCTGACCTGGCAGGTGCCCGAGGACATCAAGACCGCCTATCCCAATCTCGAGGTGATCTTCTCGCTCGGAGCCGGGGCGGATCAATTCGTCATGTCTGATGTGCCGGAGGGCGTTCCGATCGTGCGGCTGATCGACGACGGTTTGACCGCGATGATGCAGGAATATGTGACAATGGCCGTGCTCGCCCTGCACCGCGACCTGCCGGGCTATATCGACAATCAACGCCGGCAGGTCTGGGAGCGTGTGACGGTGCCGCCGCCAACCCGTGATCGCCGCGTCGGCGTGATGGGGCTCGGCGAGCTGGGGCAGGGGGCCTTACGGGCGCTTGCGCCATTCGGCTTTCCGCTTTCCGGCTGGGCGCGCAGCCCGCGCAAGATTGACGGCGTGACAACCTATCATGGGGCCGCGGGTCTGGCACCCTTTCTGGCGCAGACCGATATCCTGATCTGCCTGCTGCCCCTGACCGGCGAGACCCGCAACATTCTCAACCGCGATCTTTTCGACAGCCTGCCGGAGGGGGCCGCATTGGTGCATGTGGGCCGCGGCCAGCAGCTCGATCATGACGCGCTTCTCGCGGCCTTGGACGCGGGCAGGCTGCGAGCGGCGGTGATCGATGTCACCGCCCCAGAACCCTTACCCGCCGGCCACGCCTTCTGGAGCGACCCGCGCATCCTGCTGACCCCGCATATCGCCTGTATCACCCGTCTGGAAACCAGCCTGCGCGGCATCTGCGACAACCTGCGTCGGCATCAGGCCGGTAAATCCCTGCGCGGCGTCGTGGACCCGGAACTTGGCTATTAG